A window from Montipora capricornis isolate CH-2021 chromosome 7, ASM3666992v2, whole genome shotgun sequence encodes these proteins:
- the LOC138057412 gene encoding uncharacterized protein isoform X2 → MMLHASLKLLLFISVGAVLCATLPLTYKQNEETASLFDKLFPSSGKRSMQDDWKSVHEHLELQPLEERSNHIHEQRIREELLWDLLKLEKRRLEETKVDQATAEKRESQQRCYAGQWGICGSSDDTSEEMKRKREELALRKPEQVQLDDAEMQKMKQFDMELERALSRLETKEPGSFHHQM, encoded by the exons ATGATGCTTCATGCGAGCTTAAAGCTTCTTCTTTTTATCAGTGTTGGTGCTGTCCTGTGTGCCACACTACCGCTAACTTACAAACAAAATGAAGAAACAGCAAGTCTGTTTGACAAG CTGTTTCCGTCAAGTGGAAAGAGATCTATGCAAGACGACTGGAAAAGTGTACATGAGCATTTAGAGTTGCAGCCATTAGAAGAGAGATCCAACCATATACACGAACAGAGAATAAGGGAAGAACTTCTCTGGGACTTACTCAAATTG GAGAAAAGAAGACTTGAGGAAACCAAAGTGGACCAAGCAACGGCTGAAAAGAGAGAATCTCAACAGCGATGCTATGCTGGACAATGGGGAATTTGTGGCTCCAGTGACGACACCTCCGAGGAGATGAAACGGAAAAGAGAAGAATTG GCATTGAGAAAACCAGAGCAAGTGCAGCTGGATGATGCAGAAATGCAGAAAATGAAGCAGTTTGACATGGAATTAGAAAGAGCATTGAGTCGGCTTGAAACGAAAGAACCAGGTAGCTTTCATCATCAGATGTAA
- the LOC138057412 gene encoding uncharacterized protein KIAA2012-like isoform X1 codes for MMLHASLKLLLFISVGAVLCATLPLTYKQNEETASLFDKLFPSSGKRSMQDDWKSVHEHLELQPLEERSNHIHEQRIREELLWDLLKLEKRRLEETKVDQATAEKRESQQRCYAGQWGICGSSDDTSEEMKRKREELQALRKPEQVQLDDAEMQKMKQFDMELERALSRLETKEPGSFHHQM; via the exons ATGATGCTTCATGCGAGCTTAAAGCTTCTTCTTTTTATCAGTGTTGGTGCTGTCCTGTGTGCCACACTACCGCTAACTTACAAACAAAATGAAGAAACAGCAAGTCTGTTTGACAAG CTGTTTCCGTCAAGTGGAAAGAGATCTATGCAAGACGACTGGAAAAGTGTACATGAGCATTTAGAGTTGCAGCCATTAGAAGAGAGATCCAACCATATACACGAACAGAGAATAAGGGAAGAACTTCTCTGGGACTTACTCAAATTG GAGAAAAGAAGACTTGAGGAAACCAAAGTGGACCAAGCAACGGCTGAAAAGAGAGAATCTCAACAGCGATGCTATGCTGGACAATGGGGAATTTGTGGCTCCAGTGACGACACCTCCGAGGAGATGAAACGGAAAAGAGAAGAATT GCAGGCATTGAGAAAACCAGAGCAAGTGCAGCTGGATGATGCAGAAATGCAGAAAATGAAGCAGTTTGACATGGAATTAGAAAGAGCATTGAGTCGGCTTGAAACGAAAGAACCAGGTAGCTTTCATCATCAGATGTAA